The Perognathus longimembris pacificus isolate PPM17 chromosome 12, ASM2315922v1, whole genome shotgun sequence genome includes the window tgtgttgtgttttttttttgaggacttgGCGTTTTTTGTTTGGGTCTGGTTTAGTTTTGACTTTGGCAATTAAGTTTTCCAAAAGGTATTTAAGTAGGTTCCATATAGGCATGATTGAAGATTTTTATTCCTAATACCTCTAGGGAAATTGAGAATATTTGTGCTCTAAAGAAAATTGTGATTTCTCCATAGTAAGCGTGAGCCATTCGGGAGCATTTATGATCAAATCATACACTCCTATGAGTCAACCAGAAGGAtttctctgttttaaattttctttttagtactaAAAAGAAGGCTTGCGTTCATGGGGATGAACTTCCCAAACTTGCTTGGTTTGCAGGAGAGTTTCTCATCCTTTGGCTCGGGAAGGTGTAAGTAAGCTCACAGACACAGGCCAGCTCTTTTCTTGACTTCTTAGACTTCCTGCCAATCCCATTTCTCTGGCCTATCTGAAGAAGTCATTGTTTCAAGTTCTACTGACAGGTTGCTGATAAGCAGTCACAAGTGCGGTCAGGCAGAGGGACATCCTGTAAATCCTCCCtcaccagccaccccccccccccaccaccaccaccacagtgtAGCCCCAAGCGGATCAGGGATCCCAAGAAGCTGGGAGCATTGAATGAGGGAggagcccggggaggggaggggggcttggcCGAACCCTCCTTTCTCCATTCCCTGGCATTTCTTCCCTGGGAGTTTCCCTGAAAGAGATGCCGGCCAGCAGGCGTGTTCGGGAGGCGGCTGCGAGAGTTCGCGCGTGGGAAAAACCTCGcccccacccccttgctttcttgcAAAGAAATGCCTGTCCTCTGGCTGCCAGGCGCTTGGGCAGCGAGGCTCCTGCACCCACCGGGGCCTTCCAGACGGCCTTCTTCGTCCCGAGGGcggccaggaccccccccccctcgtgggtgggtgggtgggggggagggtggaggggcgaTCGGCGGGCGGGGAAGCGGGGACGCTGCCGGCCTGCCTGCGGGGGTGCCTGTGTTGCTGGAGCCGTGATGTCACCCGCCTCTGCTAACCCGCGGTTGGTTGTTTTGTGTTCCAGCCCTGCCTGCCTGGGGAGCACAAAGACCTGAAGGGGAGACTCCGGGACGCCGAGGAACCTGTGGCTGGCggctggaaggaggagggggagcgcgcgatccggccccggccccgggccccggtgGAGGCGGAGGCGCTGTGAGatgagccgccgccgccgccgctgctgctgctgacaGCGGttcccgggtcccccccccccaccccccccacccccgccctgccgCCGTCGGTGCTTCACGTACATGTGTCTCTCCAGGCCGGCTCGAGGCGCCCAGCAGAGCATCCACCACGGCCGCCGGGGAGAGACCGCCCACCATGCCCACCGAGACGCTGCAGCCAGGTAGCATGGTGAAGCCGGTCAGCCCCGCGGGCACCTTCACCTCGGCCGTGCCCCTGCGCATCCTCAACAAAGGGCCCGACTACTTCCGCAGGCAGGCCGAGCCCAACCCCAAGCGGCTGAGCGCCGTGGAGCGCCTGGAAGCCGACAAGGCCAAGTACGTCAAGAGCCAGGAGGTGATCAACGCCAAGCAGGAGCCCGTGAAGCCCTCGTCGGTGCTGGCCAAGCCGCCCGTGGGCCCCGGGGGCGGCAAGCGCGCGCTGGGCAGCCCCACGCTCAGGGTGTTCGGGAACCACCACGCCAAGCccgaggggggcgggggcggggcgggggcgggggcgggggcggcacGCAGCGCGAGACCCTCAAGCTGGAGATCCTCAAGAACATCCTCAACAGCTCCGAGGGCTCCAGCGCGGGCTCGGGCCACAAACACGCCTCCCGCAACTGGCCCCCGCACCGATCGGACGCCTCGGACCTGCACCGCCACTCCTTCGCCGAGTCCCTGAAGGTGTACCCCACGCCCGGCCGGGGCAGCCCCCAGGAAAGCAGCTCCCACGTGAGCAGGAGGCGGCTGCTGGAGCCCTCGGCCGAGTCCTTCCTGCACGTGTCGCACAGCTCCTCGGACATCCGCAGGGTGACCAGCAGCGCCAAGCCCCTCAGAGCCATCCCCTGCAgcagctccgccccgcccctgccccccaagCCCCAGGTCGCcgcccccctcccgtcccccgaAGCCGACCACCCCCCGGTGGAGCCGGCCTGCGGGGTCAGCCGGAGGCCCTCCCTCCAGCGGTCCAAGTCGGACTTGAGTGACAGGTACTTCCGAGTGGATGCCGACGTGGAGAGGTTTTTCAACTACTGTGGACTGGACCCCGAAGAACTGGAGAACCTGGGCATGGAGAACTTCGCCCGGGCCAACTCCGACATCATCTCCCTCAACTTCCGCAGCGCCAGCATGATCAGCTCAGACTGTGAACAGTCTCAGGACAGCAACAGTGACCTTAGGAACGATGACAGTGCCAACGACCGCGTGCCCTACGGCATCTCCGCCATCGAGAGGAACGCTAGGATCATCAAGTGGTTGTATAGCATCAAACAAGCTAGAGAGTCACAGAAGGTGTCCCACGTGTAAGACAGGACGCCCGGCTGGGAAGGactggcggggaggggcgggtctGTCTGTGCATATGCAGTCGTGAGGGTTGTGAGGTCTCCTTTGAAGTGTTGTGAACTGCCCACCCTTTTGTGTTGCTCCGTTGTGCAATGTTTTCCGGTTGCATGCCTCCTGTCAACATGGCGACTAGCCTGGCTTCCCCTTCACACCTCCGCAGAGCCTGGCTGACCACTGCTCACCTCCCAAAAGTGTCAGGCCAGATTCGAAATTCGGGCTTTGGCTCTTAGGCAAAACTGTTTGTTTACAAGGGggcgcgggtgggggggggggggaatggtatACGATTTCTTCAATATTTATGtggttcttttgtgtttttataccCCTCGCTCTTGTGTCTTAACTAAAAAAGTTGTATCAACTGGTCTTCAAGTTGAGAGCAGAATCTTTTCGAAATAAAAAGCCACTTTGCCTACATGTGAGACccttaaaagggggggaaacaaCTAGGATTTGCCACCAAATGAATAGTAACTGCCCGATATAGAACCAAGCTGGGTTTTCTGTGAATAAAGTTGTGAGCCTGACATTAGTTGTTTTCATGTTGAAATCTTCTTGCCACTTCCTAGAGACTCATTGGGACCACAGTACTAAGTCCTGTGTCCGATTCAGTGTGTATATGTTGCTGTTTCTGTGTAATACCCCAATTAAAGAAAGACAATCAAAAACAACCAAGGTTTATTAAATCTAGGAGTTTGGATATTTTGGAATTTTGTTGCTGTTCAGATTGGAATAATTCAAAAGTTCCTAGCATCAATCTTTCTAACTTGAATGGCCTGCCCTATTGTGGATTCTGAATgcctttaaaaaacagaaaaaagaaaaaagctgtgtTTAGTTTggagaggttttttgttgttgttcctttgttTTTGCTGTTATGTTTTTAGGCAAGAACTAGTTTGTG containing:
- the Fam110b gene encoding protein FAM110B isoform X2, whose amino-acid sequence is MPTETLQPGSMVKPVSPAGTFTSAVPLRILNKGPDYFRRQAEPNPKRLSAVERLEADKAKYVKSQEVINAKQEPVKPSSVLAKPPVGPGGGKRALGSPTLRVFGNHHAKPEGGTQRETLKLEILKNILNSSEGSSAGSGHKHASRNWPPHRSDASDLHRHSFAESLKVYPTPGRGSPQESSSHVSRRRLLEPSAESFLHVSHSSSDIRRVTSSAKPLRAIPCSSSAPPLPPKPQVAAPLPSPEADHPPVEPACGVSRRPSLQRSKSDLSDRYFRVDADVERFFNYCGLDPEELENLGMENFARANSDIISLNFRSASMISSDCEQSQDSNSDLRNDDSANDRVPYGISAIERNARIIKWLYSIKQARESQKVSHV
- the Fam110b gene encoding protein FAM110B isoform X1; translated protein: MPTETLQPGSMVKPVSPAGTFTSAVPLRILNKGPDYFRRQAEPNPKRLSAVERLEADKAKYVKSQEVINAKQEPVKPSSVLAKPPVGPGGGKRALGSPTLRVFGNHHAKPEGGTQRETLKLEILKNILNSSEGSSAGSGHKHASRNWPPHRSDASDLHRHSFAESLKVYPTPGRGSPQESSSHVSRRRLLEPSAESFLHVSHSSSDIRRVTSSAKPLRAIPCSSSAPPLPPKPQVAAPLPSPEADHPPVEPACGVSRRPSLQRSKSDLSDRYFRVDADVERFFNYCGLDPEELENLGMENFARANSDIISLNFRSASMISSDCEQSQDSNSDLRNDDSANDRVPYGISAIERNARIIKWLYSIKQARESQKVSHV